The nucleotide sequence CCAGCGCGGCGTCGCCTTCGTTCTTGCCCTTGGGGTCGGCATTGGTGACCAGCACCAGTGCGTCGGCATACCGCTTCTCGGCGGCGGTCATGCGCTGCTGCAGCACCTCGATCTTCGCCTTGTCGCGGGCCGAGACCCGTTGGGCGTGGGCCTCGGGCACGAAGGACAACAGGGACGCGAGCGCCAACAACGGCCAACCACGGGCAAGCAGGACAGGAACGGGCATTTTTGGCACTGTGGGCGAAAGACAGGGCAGAGTAGCCGCGCCGCTTGTATCGGGGCAACCCGGTCAGCCCGCCTGCACCCGCTCGGGTTTAGAATCCTGCCCATTCACATAGGCCGTCCACTCAGGGAGTTGACCATGGATCCGATCCTGCTCGGCAAAGGCATTACCGACGACATCCCCGTGACCCTGCTGCCGAAGCTGGGTAACCGTCACGGCCTGGTGGCCGGCGCCACCGGTACCGGCAAGACCGTCACCCTGATGACCCTGGCCGAAGGCTTCTCGCGGATCGGCGTGCCGGTGTTCCTGGCCGATGTGAAGGGCGACGTCTCCGGCCTGGCCGTGCCCGGCGCGGGGACCGAGGCGCTGCTGCAGCGTGCGCAGGAGATCGGCGTGGCCGACTACGCGCCGACCGGCAGCCCGACCATCTTCTGGGACCTGTACGGCAAGCTCGGCCACCCGGTACGCACCACCGTCAGCGAAATGGGCCCGACCCTGCTGGCGCGCATCCTGGAACTCAACGACACCCAGGCCGGGGTGCTGGACATCGTGTTCAAGCTGGCCGACGACCGTGGCCTGCTGCTGCTCGACCTCGACGACCTGCGCGCCCTGCTCGGCCTGGTCGCCGACGAACGCAAGGACATCTCCACCGAGTACGGGCTGGTCAGCGCGCAGACCGTGGCGGCCATCCAGCGTGCGCTGCTGCGGCTGGCGCAGGACGGCGGCGAGTCGTTCTTCGGCGAGCCGGCGCTGGAACTGGCCGACCTGATGCGGGTCAACCACGACGGTCGCGGCGTGATCGGGATCCTGGCCGCCGACCAGCTGGTGCTGAAGCCGCGCCTGTATTCGACCTTCCTGCTGTGGCTGCTTTCGGAGCTGTTCGAGACGCTGCCGGAAGTGGGCGACCTGGAGAAGCCCAAGCTGGTCTTCATCTTCGATGAGGCGCACCTGCTGTTCGACGATGCCCCGGCCGCGCTGGTGCAGCGCATCGAGCAGGTGGTGCGACTGATCCGTTCCAAGGGCGTGGGCGTGTACTTCTGCTCGCAGTTCCCCGACGACGTGCCGGCCAACATCCTGGGCCAGCTGGGCAACCGCGTGCAGCATGCGCTGCGTGCGTTCACCCCGCGCGACCAGAAGGCGGTGAAGATCGCTGCGGAAACCTTCGTGCCCAATCCGAAGCTGGACGTGGTGGCGGCGCTGTCGCAGCTGGGTACCGGCGAAGCACTGGTGTCCACCCTGCAGGACAAGGGCATTCCCTCGCCGGTGCAGCAGACCCGGATCGCGCCGCCGCGCTGCCGCATGGGCGCCATTACCGAAGCCGAACGTACGCAGGTGCGTGCCGGCAGCCCGGTCGGCACCCGTTACGACACCGCGGTGAACCGCGAATCGGCCGCCGAGTTGCTGGCCCAGCGCGCGGCCAAGGCGGTGGAACAGGCCGATGCACCGAAGGCGCGCACGCGCCAGCAGGACGAGGAACAGGAAGGCGGCTTCGGCCAGTCGATCAAGGACGCGATCTTCGGCACCAAGCGGCGCCAGGGCATGATCGAGACCATGGCCAAGCAGACCACCCGCACGGTAGGTACCAAGCTGGGCAACCAGATCGTGCGCGGGATTTTGGGCGGCATCTTCGGCGGCAAGCGCTGATGTCGCGTTGGCGTCCGCCGGCGGAGAAAAGTACGCCGCTGATCACCGCGCAGGGGCACCAGCGGCTGAAGGCCGAACTGGACGACCTATGGCGGGTGAGGCGGCCGGAAGTAGTGAAGGCGCTGGCCGCTGCGGCGGCCGAGGGTGACCGTTCGGAGAATGCCGAGTACACCTACCGCAAAAAGCAGCTGGGCGAGATCGACCGCCGCGTGCGTTACCTGACCAAGCGGCTGGAATCGCTGCGGGTGGTCGACACCGTGCCGACCGATCCGCAGGCGGTGTTCTTCGGTGCGTGGGTGGAGCTGGAGAACGTGGACAGCGGCGACGTGAGCCGTTACAGGATCGTCGGCCCGGATGAAACCGATGCCGGCGCCGGCTGGATCAGCATCGATTCGCCGCTGGCGCGCGCGTTGTTGAAGAAGCGCGTGGATGATGAGTTCGAGGTGGAGCTGCCGAGCGGGCGGACCGGGTTTGCGGTGGTGGCGGTGGACTACCGCGCGGATTGAATCGACGGGTACTTCCTGCCGTCCCGCAATGGCCGGAAATAGTCGGTCTGCGCGAAGAACGCCGCATCCTGCCCAGCATGCCAGCCCGGTATGCCCATCAAGGGCAACGGCCGCAGCTCCAGAGGATCGTTGAGCAGATCGCCCCGCGCGATGGCCTCGGCCACCTGCCGCACCGCATGCGCGTCGTCACACCCCTGCACCACCACGCACTTGCCTACCAGCAACCGCCCGCGCAGCAAGGCCTGCTCCATCAGTGCGTGGCCGATGACAGCAGCTACAGCAACGCGTCCGTCCTGCCATGCAACCCCTGCATCCACAAACAGCGCCTGCCAGTCATGCCAGTCCCAGGCGCGCATCAACCCCTCGTCCTGCACCCGCACGATCACACCCGTCTCGTCGAACTGGGTCAGCGCTGCCTGCGCGCGGTCGCGTTGGCCGGGTCCATTTGCTTCGATGGACGCGCATTGCCGCGTGTTGAGCGCGCGCTTGATCGCCGGATATCGCGCCCACATCAACGCGTTGAACAGGTCATGCCAGTTTTCGGCGCGCGTGGGGATACGCCCCTGTGCAATGCGCTGTTCGTAGTGCTGGCCGTCGGCCAGCAGCGTTTCGTCCTGTACCACGAGCTGCTTTCCCGGAAGCGCCAAGCGCTGATCCAGTTCGCCAACGGTCGGCCACGCATCGGCAGCCAACAGGTCGTGGAACGCCGCAACGCCGGTGAACAGCGGATGCGTGAAGCACTCGCGGTCCACCGCATCGCGCGCAGGCGCGACGAAGCGTCGCCGCACCGCAGCCCTGTTGTCGGGCTCGGCGCCGATCTCGGCCGCCGCAGCGGCGGCCGTGTCGATCACAGCACCTTGAGGTCGAGCTGCCGGCCCACGGCGTTCGCCTCGATCAGCGCATCGCCGTACAGGTCGTGGTCGTCGCTCTCGGTGATCTCCACGTTGACGAACTGGCCCACGCGCAGCTTCGCCTCGTCGGCGTTCTGGATATGCACCAGGCCGTCGATCTCCGGCGCATCGGCCTTGGAGCGGGCCACGGCGATACCGTCTTCAATCGCATCGACCAGGCACTGCTGCACCGTGCCGATCTTCGCTTCCAGGCGGGCGGCGGAAATCTCCGCCTGGCGGGCCATGAAGCGCGCCAGGCGCTCCTGCTTCACTTCTTCCGGCACCGCACCAGGCAGGTCGTTGGCGGTGGCACCGGTCACCGGCGAGTAGGCGAACGCGCCCACGCGGTCCAGCTGCGCCTCGTCCAGGAACGACAGCAGCTCTTCGAACTCCGCCTCGGTCTCGCCGGGGAAGCCGACGATGAAGGTCGAGCGCACGGTGATGTCCGGGCACAGCTGGCGCCAGCGCTGCACGCGCTCCAGGGTCTTGTCGACGGCGCCCGGGCGCTTCATCAGCTTCAGGATGCGCGGGCTGGCGTGCTGGAACGGAATGTCCAGGTACGGCAGGATCCGGTTCTCGGCCATCAGCGGCACCACGTCGTCCACGTGCGGATACGGGTACACATAGTGCATGCGGGTCCAGGCATCCAGTTCGGACAGCCCTTCGCACAGCGACTTCATGCGGGTCTGGTAGGCCTTGTCGCGCCACATGCGCTCGGCGTACTTCACGTCCACGCCATAGGCCGAGGTGTCCTGCGAGACCACCAGCAGTTCCTTGACTCCACCGCGCACCAGCCGCTCGGCTTCGCGCAGCACCTCGTCCACCGGGCGCGAGACCAGCTTGCCGCGCATCGAGGGAATGATGCAGAAGCTGCAATGGTGGTTGCAGCCTTCGGAAATTTTCAGATAGGCATAGTGACGCGGGGTCAGCTTGATGCCGTAGTCCGGGACCAGGTCCACGAACGGGTCGTGCTTGGGCGGCAGCGCGGCGTGCACCGCTTCCATCACGCTGGTGTAGTCCTGCGGGCCGGACACCGCCAGCACGTCCGGATAGGCCTTGCGGATCTCTTCCGGGCGCTTGCCCAGGCAGCCGGTGACGATCACCTTGCCGTTGGCGTTCATCGCCTCGCCGATGGCGTCCAGCGACTCGGTCACCGCCGAATCGATGAAGCCGCAGGTGTTGACCACCACCACGTCGGCCGAATCGTAGGAGGGAACGATGTCGTAGCCCTCGGCCCGCAGCTGGGTGAGGATGCGCTCGGAATCGACGAGGGCCTTCGGGCAGCCAAGGCTGACGAAGCCGACTTTGGGGTTCAGCTGGGACATGGATCGCGGGACTCTGGGGGCCTGGGCCCACGCCGGAATGACGCGGGGACCTGGGGCCGGAAACGGCGGCAAGTATACCGGCGTTGAGGCCGAGGCCTGAATCCAGCTGAATGGCTGCGATAACCTGAACAGACCTGCCAACCAACGTCTGACGTACAGCGGCGCTTCGGTCGCCATACGCACCTGCAGCAAGGATCATGGTGAATCCGCGCCACTGCAAGCTCAATTCTCGTGATTTGGAGGCCTGACCTGGTCCGGCTTCCCGACGGTCACGCTACCAGTTCCCCCACCGCCACCCCCGCCCCCAGCGCCACTTCCACCATTACCACCACCGACGCCACCGTTCCCGGGGTTGCCGTTACCGCTGCCAATACCGCCGGCCCCGCCGGTGGGAACCCGCTCGATCCGCTCGTCGGTGATGAACCGCCCGTCGAAGGTCTGCCGATACGTCGCACAATGAGTCTGACTGCAGACCATGTAAGTTGTATTGGTGGCATACATCCAGAATGGCACGTTATCGACGGGAACCAGCTGAGACTGAATGAACTCGCTGGTTCTTGAATCACTTACTGGAGCACCAACCAGACAACCGTTGTTGCAGAAGATGGGCCCTCTTTCGAATGCATAAAGTGATGCACCCACGATGCCTATGGAAAGTGCCACGCATCCGAACACGATTATTCTGGATCGCGTGGTCTTTCTGCACGCCTGCCTACTTGCAGCATTCATCGTAAATCTCCTTGGACATGAGTTGCGAACGTTCGAGCTCCCGAGGCGTCAGATCTTTTCCAATCGTCTGCAGGAGTCGCTGGGAAACAAGGTCAGGTGCGGCACGGTTGATCGCCAGGTAGTACGCATGACTCCTGGCAGGGTCCTGCTCTGCAATGACGCCATACCGATACGTGTCGCCCAGCCACATCAGTGCATCCACGCTGCCGCGCTTGGCCGCAGCACCCATGAAACCGACAGCGGCCTGCTTGAATTCGTCGATGGAATCGGGGTTTCTGAACACGCCCTGCATTCCACCCACCACTGCGTCAGCATCTGAAGAAAACTGGATCTGGGCGCCGAGGTGTCCCTGACGCGAAGCCAGGCGTAGCCAGTCGATGGATTCCTCCAATCGCCCAGGCGTAAGGTCCTTGCATTCCTTCCACCGCTGCGCGTCCACAGACGCTCTCTCCCGTCCGGGTTTGAGCACGTTGGCGCACTGCCAGAGCTTCAGGTGGATCGCGTAGGAGGCGGCTCCACTGCCGCCGCGTGCCTCCTCCTCCAAGCCGCGGATGACGTCCTCAGCGTTACCATCGGGGGGCGAGCCGAAGTCCCTTACCGTGAATGCACGGCCGCTCAGGACCTCCTTGACCAACCCGTTCTTCATTTCTGGATCGAACGTCGGACCGGTCTGCGGCTCCTCGCGCCTGGCACCTCCTTCGCCGCCGTCCACCTGCCCAACAGGTCCATCCCTGACATGAGGCGACTTCGCTGCCGTGTCTTTTTCGCAACCAATCAGCAGCAGTAACACCACTGCCGGCATCCACAATCGAACCATTGACGTGTCTCCCTGCGCATCCGCACCGCGATGGAGCAAGGATGGGAGGGTGGACGCGCAGATCCCATCGGTGAAGTCAGAGAGCTTCTGTGAGCGGAGGTTGCAGCCGCTCGTGCGGAAACTCCGATGCGGTTGTGCGGCCGCACATTTCGGCGTCGACAGACAGACAAGGCAAAGGCTCTGACACCCTGCTAACCCTGCCGGGCCCGATAATGAACGCCTGAACCAATCGGAGTCCGGCAATGGGTGAGTGGGTTACGTTCGATACGCATCATGGTCCGGTCCGGGCCTGGCAGGCCCTGCCGGAAGGCAAGCCGCGTGGGGGCCTGGTGGTCATCCAGGAGATCTTCGGCGCCAACGCGCACATCCGCGAGGTGGCAGAGGGCTTTGCCGCAGAAGGCTATGCGGTGCTGGCGCCCTCGTTCTTCGACCTGCTGGACGGCACCGGGGCCGATCCCGACGCCCTGCCCTACGACCCGGACGGGGTGAAGCAGGGCCTCGCGCATGTCACCGCGCTGGGCATGGAAAAGGCGCTGGAGGTGGTCCGCGCGGCCGCTTCGCGGCTGGCCCCGTCCGGCAAGGTCGGCACCGTGGGCTACTGCTGGGGCGGCAGCGTCGCCCTGCTCGCGGCGCTGCGCCTGGGCCTGCCCTCGGTCAGCTACTACGGCGCGCGCAACACCCAGTTCCTGGATGAACCGGCCAAGGCCCCGGTCATGTTCCACTTCGGCGCCCAGGACAAGAGCATTCCGCCCGAAGCCGTCCAGGCCCACCGCGAAAAGCTGCCGCAGATGGCCACCTTCGTCTACCCGGCCGACCACGCCTTCAACCGCAGCGTCGGACACGCGTATGATCCAGACAGCGCCGCCCTGGCGCTGCAACGCACCCTGGACTTCTTTTCGGAGCATCTTGGATGAGCGATTTTGAACTGGATTCACGCCTGGCCAGCAACAGCGTGCTGGTGGACGAAGGCCCGCTGTCGCAAGTGCGGTTGATGAACGACGAACGTTTCCCCTGGCTTTTGCTGGTGCCGCGCGTGACCGGCATCACCGAATGGATGGAGCTGAGCGGCGACCAGCAGGACAAGCTGCGCATTGAACTGTCCCGCGCCAGCCGGGCCCTGATGGGCACCGACGGGGTCGAGAAGATCAATATCGCCACGCTCGGCAACATCGTGCCGCAGCTGCATTTCCACGTGGTCGGCCGGCACAACGGCGATCCGCTGTGGCCGGGCCCGGTGTGGGGCAACGGCCAGCCGCGCAAGTTCGACGACGCGGTGCTCAAAGAGCATGTCGCGATGTGGAAGGAACGGCTAGGATATTCGCCCCAGCCCTAAGCGGACCCTGCCCCTGATGCGCTCCAACCTCGTCGCTGCCATCGTCCTGATCCTCGTCGGCCTGTTCCTGCTGGCCAGCAACCTGGGCTGGACCAACATGAACCTCGGTCGCCTGATCCTTACCTGGTGGCCGGTGATCCTGGTGGCGGTGGGGATCGGACTGCTGTTCGGTCGCGGAAAGTAGCGCCGGGCCCTGCCCGGCAGACAAAAAAAAAGCGCGGAGCGATCCGCGCTTTTTTTGTGCCCCCTTGCGGCGATCAGGTCCGCGGCAGGGTCACGCCGGTCTGGCCCTGGTACTTGCCACCGCGGTCCTTGTACGAGGTCTCGCAGACGTCGTCGCTGTCGGCCTGGAAGAACAGCATCTGCGCCACGCCTTCGTTGGCGTAGATGCGCGCAGGCAGCGGCGTGGTGTTGCTGAATTCCAGGGTGACGTGGCCTTCCCACTCCGGTTCCAGCGGGGTCACGTTGACGATGATGCCGCAGCGCGCGTAGGTGCTCTTGCCCAGGCACACCACCAGGGTGTCGCGCGGAATGCGGAAGTACTCCACGGTGCGCGCCAGCGCGAAGCTGTTCGGCGGAATGATGCATTCGTCGCCGACGATGTCCACGAAGCTGCCCGGGTCGAAGTGCTTGGGGTCGACGATGGTGGAGTTGATGTTGGTGAACACCTTGAACTCGCGCGAGCAGCGCACGTCGTAGCCGTAGCTGGAGGTGCCGTAGCTGACGATGCGCTGGCCGTTGGCCTGCTTGACCTGGCCCGCTTCGAACGGCTCGATCATGCCGTGCTGTTCGGACATGCGGCGGATCCAGCGGTCACTCTTGATGCTCATGGGGGTCCTGGGTGTGGGGCGCGGTGGGGACTGATTCTAAACAGCTCAGAGCAGCGAGGACAGGATCGGGATGCTGGCGCGCGGGCGCTTGGCCACCTCCTCCACCAGCCGCTGCGCGGCACGCAGGTAGGCCTGCGCGGCCGGGGAGTCCGGCGCGGCGGCGGTGATCGGGGTGCCGACATCGCCCTGTTCGCGGATGCCGATGTCCAGCGGCAGCGAGCCCAGCAGCGGCACGCCGTACTGCGCGGCCATGCGCTCGCCGCCGCCGTCGCCGAACAGGTGCTCGACCTGGCCGCAGTTGCTGCAGGTGTGCACCGCCATGTTCTCGACGATGCCCAGCACCGGCACTTCGACCTTCTCGAACATCTTCAGCGCCTTCTTCGCATCCAGCGTGGCGATGTCCTGCGGGGTGGTGACGATCACCGCCCCGGCCAGCGGAATCTTCTGGGTCAGGGTCAGCTGGATGTCACCGGTGCCCGGCGGCAGGTCGATCAGCAGGTAGTCCAGGTCGTCCCACAGGGTGTCGTTGAAGAACTGGGTCATGGCCGAGGTGGCCATCGGACCGCGCCAGATCATCGGGGTCTCGTCCTCGATCAGGTAGCCGATCGACATGGTCTCCACCCCGAACGCGCGCAGCGGCTCGATCGACTTGTTGTCCGGGCTTTCCGGGCGACCGCTCAGGCCCAGCATCATCGGCACGCTGGGGCCGTAGATGTCCGCGTCCAGCAGGCCGACCCGGGCCCCGAGCTTGGCCAGCGCCACCGCCAGGTTCACCGCCGTGGTGGACTTGCCCACCCCGCCCTTGCCCGACCCGACCGCGATCACGTTACGGACGCGCGGATGAAGGGACAGCCCCTTCTGCACCTGGCTGGCATGGGGACGTCGAGACGGGCTGGCACTCACTGCGGGCACTCCGGAAAAGCATTGCGGGAAGCCGCCCATGATAGAGCAGCCGGTCGGGCGGCGCGGCGGGTTGTCCTGCGCTGTCTTGAGGCTGTCCTGGACGCTCCCGACAGGCCATCAAGCGGACATCGACGGATTCCAATGACGTATCCGGCCAGAAAACGAGTGGTGCATACGTCACAGTATTGCAAAAATTGTTTCATTCAAAACCAAATAAACGATCTTTCTACTCAATGACTTACAGAACAAATGAGAACGAAAGCCAGGCTTTGCCTAACTTGTCTTTATGACCTCTTGATGAACAGTTGACAGGTTGCGTTAAGGCCGTGTTAACCTCGAATCATCAGCTCGTGAAGGCTGGTTAGACAGGGGGCAGTCAGCTGCCCAGACCTGATCCGAGGGCACACGGAGACGCCTGCTGGTCCATGTCACCGGTGTTTGACGCAATCGATCGTTCCAAGGGGATCCACACATGATGAATCGCAAGTCGCTCAGCCGGAATCCGCTGAGCTTCGCCCTGGCCACCGCCATGGTGTTCGCGGCGGCACCGGCGTTCGCGCAGGACACCACCGAGACCCGGGCCAAGACGCAGGAAGAACTGGCCGCAGAGAAGGCCAAGGCCACCACCAACTTCGACACCGTCACCGTGACCGGTTCGCGCATTGGCCGCGACACCTTCAACTCGGTTTCGCCGGTGCAGGTCGTGACCCGCCAGGAGTCGGTGCTTGCCGGCTTCAACTCCACCACCGACGTGCTGCAGAGCACCGCGGTCACCACCGGTTCCTCGCAGATCAACAACGCGTACGGCGGCTACGTCACCGACGGCGGCCCGGGCGCCAACACCCTGGGCCTGCGCGGCCTGGGCCCGACCCGTACCCTGATCCTGCTCAACGGCCGCCGCGTGGCGCCGGCAGGTTCGCGTGGTGCGGTCGGTTCGGCCGACCTGAACGTGCTGCCGAATGCGATCGTGGACCGCATTGAAATCCTGAAGGACGGCGCTTCGTCGATTTACGGCTCCGACGCCGTGGCCGGCGTCATCAACATCGTCACCAAGACCAAGGTCGACGGCGTTTCCTTCGAAGGCCAGCACAACGCCACCGACGGTGGCGGCGGTGACCAGCGCCGTTACTCGATCATGTTCGGCACCACCGGCGAGCGTTCGCACTTCTCCGGTTCGTACGAGTACTACACCCGTAACGACCTGAGCCTGCGCGACCGTGACTGGACCCGTTGCGCCACCGACAAGTACCGCGACATCGACGTGGGCGACTACTGGGGCAGCGGCGACTTCATCGACCCGCTGACCGGCAAGTCGAAGTGCTACACCCTGGATGCGGGCGGCGTGACCATCAACACGATCGGCACCAACACCCGTACCGGCGTCGCCGCACCGGGCACCGCCGGCACCCGCTTCAACCGTTGGCGACCGAATGCGGCCGTCACCACCGGCCTGGTCGGCTACGAAGGCGTGAGCACGCTCAGCCGTGACACCTTCGAAGACGCCATGCTGAACCAGTCGCTGATCTCGCCGGCCAAGACCCACACCCTGTTCCTGCAGGGTGGCTTCGACCTCGGCGCGATGGGCGATGCCGAGCTGTACTACGAGTTCCTGGGCAACAAGCGCAAGTCGACCCAGACCGGCTACCGCCAGCTGTCGCTCGACTACGCCGTGGGCAGCCCGCTGATCCCGGCCAACCTGCGGGACAGCGTGGCGGGTCCGGCGACCAACCTGACCAACGGCGCGCCGATGGGCGTGCGTGCCTTCATCGGCTTCGGCAACGACCAGAACAAGCAGAACGTCGACTACTACCGCTTCAACGCCGGCCTGCGTGGCAAC is from Stenotrophomonas bentonitica and encodes:
- the greB gene encoding transcription elongation factor GreB, with amino-acid sequence MSRWRPPAEKSTPLITAQGHQRLKAELDDLWRVRRPEVVKALAAAAAEGDRSENAEYTYRKKQLGEIDRRVRYLTKRLESLRVVDTVPTDPQAVFFGAWVELENVDSGDVSRYRIVGPDETDAGAGWISIDSPLARALLKKRVDDEFEVELPSGRTGFAVVAVDYRAD
- a CDS encoding LiaI-LiaF-like domain-containing protein, with the translated sequence MRSNLVAAIVLILVGLFLLASNLGWTNMNLGRLILTWWPVILVAVGIGLLFGRGK
- the dcd gene encoding dCTP deaminase — its product is MSIKSDRWIRRMSEQHGMIEPFEAGQVKQANGQRIVSYGTSSYGYDVRCSREFKVFTNINSTIVDPKHFDPGSFVDIVGDECIIPPNSFALARTVEYFRIPRDTLVVCLGKSTYARCGIIVNVTPLEPEWEGHVTLEFSNTTPLPARIYANEGVAQMLFFQADSDDVCETSYKDRGGKYQGQTGVTLPRT
- a CDS encoding helicase HerA-like domain-containing protein codes for the protein MDPILLGKGITDDIPVTLLPKLGNRHGLVAGATGTGKTVTLMTLAEGFSRIGVPVFLADVKGDVSGLAVPGAGTEALLQRAQEIGVADYAPTGSPTIFWDLYGKLGHPVRTTVSEMGPTLLARILELNDTQAGVLDIVFKLADDRGLLLLDLDDLRALLGLVADERKDISTEYGLVSAQTVAAIQRALLRLAQDGGESFFGEPALELADLMRVNHDGRGVIGILAADQLVLKPRLYSTFLLWLLSELFETLPEVGDLEKPKLVFIFDEAHLLFDDAPAALVQRIEQVVRLIRSKGVGVYFCSQFPDDVPANILGQLGNRVQHALRAFTPRDQKAVKIAAETFVPNPKLDVVAALSQLGTGEALVSTLQDKGIPSPVQQTRIAPPRCRMGAITEAERTQVRAGSPVGTRYDTAVNRESAAELLAQRAAKAVEQADAPKARTRQQDEEQEGGFGQSIKDAIFGTKRRQGMIETMAKQTTRTVGTKLGNQIVRGILGGIFGGKR
- a CDS encoding dienelactone hydrolase family protein; its protein translation is MGEWVTFDTHHGPVRAWQALPEGKPRGGLVVIQEIFGANAHIREVAEGFAAEGYAVLAPSFFDLLDGTGADPDALPYDPDGVKQGLAHVTALGMEKALEVVRAAASRLAPSGKVGTVGYCWGGSVALLAALRLGLPSVSYYGARNTQFLDEPAKAPVMFHFGAQDKSIPPEAVQAHREKLPQMATFVYPADHAFNRSVGHAYDPDSAALALQRTLDFFSEHLG
- a CDS encoding HIT family protein, with the translated sequence MSDFELDSRLASNSVLVDEGPLSQVRLMNDERFPWLLLVPRVTGITEWMELSGDQQDKLRIELSRASRALMGTDGVEKINIATLGNIVPQLHFHVVGRHNGDPLWPGPVWGNGQPRKFDDAVLKEHVAMWKERLGYSPQP
- a CDS encoding DUF3025 domain-containing protein gives rise to the protein MGAEPDNRAAVRRRFVAPARDAVDRECFTHPLFTGVAAFHDLLAADAWPTVGELDQRLALPGKQLVVQDETLLADGQHYEQRIAQGRIPTRAENWHDLFNALMWARYPAIKRALNTRQCASIEANGPGQRDRAQAALTQFDETGVIVRVQDEGLMRAWDWHDWQALFVDAGVAWQDGRVAVAAVIGHALMEQALLRGRLLVGKCVVVQGCDDAHAVRQVAEAIARGDLLNDPLELRPLPLMGIPGWHAGQDAAFFAQTDYFRPLRDGRKYPSIQSAR
- the rimO gene encoding 30S ribosomal protein S12 methylthiotransferase RimO, producing the protein MSQLNPKVGFVSLGCPKALVDSERILTQLRAEGYDIVPSYDSADVVVVNTCGFIDSAVTESLDAIGEAMNANGKVIVTGCLGKRPEEIRKAYPDVLAVSGPQDYTSVMEAVHAALPPKHDPFVDLVPDYGIKLTPRHYAYLKISEGCNHHCSFCIIPSMRGKLVSRPVDEVLREAERLVRGGVKELLVVSQDTSAYGVDVKYAERMWRDKAYQTRMKSLCEGLSELDAWTRMHYVYPYPHVDDVVPLMAENRILPYLDIPFQHASPRILKLMKRPGAVDKTLERVQRWRQLCPDITVRSTFIVGFPGETEAEFEELLSFLDEAQLDRVGAFAYSPVTGATANDLPGAVPEEVKQERLARFMARQAEISAARLEAKIGTVQQCLVDAIEDGIAVARSKADAPEIDGLVHIQNADEAKLRVGQFVNVEITESDDHDLYGDALIEANAVGRQLDLKVL
- the apbC gene encoding iron-sulfur cluster carrier protein ApbC; amino-acid sequence: MGGFPQCFSGVPAVSASPSRRPHASQVQKGLSLHPRVRNVIAVGSGKGGVGKSTTAVNLAVALAKLGARVGLLDADIYGPSVPMMLGLSGRPESPDNKSIEPLRAFGVETMSIGYLIEDETPMIWRGPMATSAMTQFFNDTLWDDLDYLLIDLPPGTGDIQLTLTQKIPLAGAVIVTTPQDIATLDAKKALKMFEKVEVPVLGIVENMAVHTCSNCGQVEHLFGDGGGERMAAQYGVPLLGSLPLDIGIREQGDVGTPITAAAPDSPAAQAYLRAAQRLVEEVAKRPRASIPILSSLL
- a CDS encoding sel1 repeat family protein → MVRLWMPAVVLLLLIGCEKDTAAKSPHVRDGPVGQVDGGEGGARREEPQTGPTFDPEMKNGLVKEVLSGRAFTVRDFGSPPDGNAEDVIRGLEEEARGGSGAASYAIHLKLWQCANVLKPGRERASVDAQRWKECKDLTPGRLEESIDWLRLASRQGHLGAQIQFSSDADAVVGGMQGVFRNPDSIDEFKQAAVGFMGAAAKRGSVDALMWLGDTYRYGVIAEQDPARSHAYYLAINRAAPDLVSQRLLQTIGKDLTPRELERSQLMSKEIYDECCK